The following are from one region of the Luteimonas sp. MC1572 genome:
- the infC gene encoding translation initiation factor IF-3, translating into MFTHGDCNISTPDKQNRRNGEIRVPRVRVIGSDGEMIGVLSRDEAIAMAEEEGLDLVEIQPNADPPVCKVMDFGKFKFETQKKANEAKKKTRQVEIKEVKFRPVTDEGDYQIKLRKMRGFLEEGDKIKVNIRFRGREMSHQELGREMANRIETDLGEDIVIESRPRLEGRQMVMMIAPKKK; encoded by the coding sequence GTGTTCACCCACGGAGATTGCAACATCAGCACACCTGACAAGCAGAATAGAAGGAACGGCGAAATCCGCGTGCCCCGCGTGCGCGTGATCGGTTCGGACGGCGAGATGATCGGCGTGCTTTCGCGCGACGAGGCCATCGCCATGGCCGAAGAGGAAGGACTCGACCTCGTCGAGATCCAGCCCAATGCCGATCCGCCTGTGTGCAAGGTCATGGACTTCGGCAAGTTCAAGTTCGAGACGCAGAAGAAGGCGAACGAAGCCAAGAAGAAGACCCGCCAGGTCGAGATCAAGGAAGTCAAGTTCCGTCCGGTGACCGACGAGGGCGACTACCAGATCAAGCTGCGCAAGATGCGCGGGTTCCTCGAGGAAGGCGACAAGATCAAGGTCAACATCCGTTTCCGTGGCCGCGAGATGAGCCACCAGGAGTTGGGCCGCGAGATGGCCAACCGGATCGAGACCGACCTCGGCGAGGACATCGTCATCGAGTCCAGGCCGCGCCTCGAAGGCCGGCAGATGGTCATGATGATCGCGCCGAAGAAGAAGTGA